The DNA sequence TTCATGTTCAAAATGAGTATCTGCATATTTTTTCAAATCATCCAGCAATTTATTGAGCTGATGATACTTATCTGTAACAATATTATTGTGTAGCAATTCCATAACTTCATTAATAAGTTCAAATAAATGACGATGTTCATCATCAATCTGTTCAATTCCTATCAAACAATCTTCTGTAAAATAATACATGATACTACCTCCTGTTCCACGCGCTTTTCCAACTATTCATTATAGCACAAATTGAAAAAAACAGACATATTTTTTCATATGTCTGCTTTTACTCTTTAACGCCCAAGCAATCCCAGTAAAAGGTCCGGTCTATTCGTAATAATTCCATCTACCCCTAAGGCTATCAGCTTCTGTATATCAGCTTCTGCATCCGGTGTCCAAGGATTCACGCCTATTCCCAAATCATGCACCCGTTTTACCAGTGTTGGGTCTACGAGACAGGAATGATATTCACAATGCAGGTAATCCAACTTAAAATCTAAGTCTGCTACATACTCTGCCAAATCATTTTGTTTTCTAAGTTGTGCCTGTACTTCTCGAAAACTTAAGCCCGGATAAATTGCAGAAATACTCTGAATCTGTTCCATTGCAACAGCTCCCATATCCTTTCCGGGAATTTGAAGGGCATCTAAATCAATCATATCTGCCGATGGCAAAGTTAATTCACTAGGAGAAATCTGATACAAGGGCTTATCCGACGGCAAGATTTTTTCTGCCAACTCAAAAACCTGATTTCCTTTCATTGGCGGCAATGTTAACGCTCCTACTCTAAGCTCCGGCAAAATCTTCTTCATATCTCGTAACAAAGTATGATCGAATGCCGATACGATAATTTTATCCGTAAGTCCTGCGTCTTTGATTGCTCTGGCAACAGATTCCACATATGGAATACTCCGATCCACCGGTGCCTTAAGTTCAACATTGACTACTTTGAAAGATTTTGCAACTTCCAGACATTCTTCTAATGTAGCAATTCCTTCTCCTGCAAACTCTTTTCCTTTCCAGGAACCAAAATCAAACTTTTTAAGTTCTTCCAGTGTCATTTCACTAATTCTGCCACTTCCATTGGAATTGGCATCAATTGTATAATTATGATGAATCACCATTTTTCCATCTTTTGTAAGCTGGACATCCGTCTCAAACCCATCGGCTCCGATTTCTTTTGCAGCACGAAACGCAGCCAAAGTGTTTTCCGGCGCAACGTAGGATGCTCCTCTATGAGCAATTACCATTGGCTTCATATTATTGTTCCTCCTCAATCATTTTCTCTCCATGATGAACATGAAATACACAGAATATAGCAACTACCATCATAACTAACGCTATCATGTGAATCATATTATAGTTCGTCATACCTACAACAAATCCCATAATCACCGGACAAACCACTGCCGCTGTAAAGGTTGCAAAATAGTAATATCCGGTGAATGCACCAAAACGCTCTTTTCCACCGATTGAAAGCATGATTGGTAAAGTATTAATATTAATCATAATAAAGGCACCTGCATAAATAAAATAGCATGCTGCGAGTAACACGGTAATATAATCCCCTGCAAAACCAGGCATTGCAAACATGAACACATGCATTACAATTACGATGCTAAGTCCGGTCAGAATGGTTTTTCTTCTTCCTAACTTGCGCCCTGCTATCCCTGCCGGAACTGCAAGCAAAACGCCTCCCAATGTACCCACCGTCTTAATCATGGTTGCTGTGGTAGCATCCAGACTAAGAAGCTTTGTTGCATATAAAGTAAAATATGTTCCAACTCCGTCACTGGTACCTGAAATACAAAATAAGGCCACCATCATGATAAACATACTGCGTTTTGCATCTGCAGGCAGATTCAAATTACGGAGCGTCTCCCGTTTCTCCTTTTCCTGATGAACTTTTTCTTCCTTAGCCCCTTTTCGATTATCCACCCACTTTACACAAGTTAGCAGAATTACAAGACAAAAAACTGCAACAATAGAACCAAAGATAAATACTGCCAGGTAATTTCCGCCATCGATTGCTTCCCGAAAACCGAAAACTCCCAAAATTCCCGCTGACGCCGATGCCACAATAGTAAATACTGCCGAAACCATATTCACTACGGCATTTCCTTCGCTCTGATATTCCGCAGGTACAATGTCCGGCATAATGGCTACACATGGTGCTCTCCAGGTAGACATAATAAAATTAAATGCAATGATAACCACCATCATTGCCAGAATTCCTGTCACCCCACTAATTCTTCCCATAACCGGAATAAGCACAAAAAGGATAGAACATAATACAATTCCAACAATAACATATGGCATACGCTTTCCATAGCGACTACGCATATAATCGGATTTTTTTCCGAATAACGGTTGGAAAATCAGACCAAAAAAATTATCAATTGCCATAATAAAACCAATCAGCGTAGATATGGTAGCTGCGGATAGAGTAATGCTTCCAAGATCCCCAAGCTTCTCGTCCAGAATCAATGGGACATAACTGTTATAGATGGTCCAGAACACCATAATACTTCCAAATGCAAAGCTTGCCAGAATTAATTGCAGGGTACTATACCCTCTTTTTGATATTTTATTTTGCGACATATGAACACCTTCCATAATTATTTTTCTCACATGGTATGCTAGTATATCGCAATTATGTAAAATTCCTTATCAAAACAGCGTAAAATGTGGGTAAAGTATTATTTACTCCTATCCCTTAAACAATCGCAGCATAGAGAGAATAAAATCCTTCTTTCTCTAACGGATTTTTGGCAAAATAAACCGGAGAAACCATTCTCACTCCATCTTCCTTACATTTTTCCTGCATTTTATCATAAATCTGCTCTGAGTTTTCCTGCAATTCATCCGGATATATCTTACAACAGATTGCCTGTTCCAACCCAAAATAACTATCAAACTTAAATGTTTTATCTTTGCTACCACACTCATTCGCCGTAGGAAGCATAAACCAGATAGAAAGGATTCTGTTTTCAAAAGTGTACTCAATCATGTATACCAACGGTCCCTTTACCATCACCTCTTTGTTTGAAAATACTTCTGACAGAAAATCCTTTTCCGCCTCTAATATATGTTCTTTATCTGTAAAGTATCTCTTTGACAAAACATTTCCCATTGTAAACGGTTCGTAACTAAATATCATTTTTCTCGCCCTCGCAAATCGGTGCAAATATATCAACCACTGTTTCTCCATATACATTCATACAAATATGAAAAAATGGCTTTTCCAGTTCCATATGATTTTTTCTTGCGCACTCCTCTAATACCAGATATTCCTTTTCCACATCATCATCCTCAGACAGATGTCTCATACAAAGTCCTTCTTGTACCTCAAGTTTAGGAATAAAAGAAATTCCTCTTTCTTCTTTGATGTCTACCGGATGATTCACGGAAACATACAATTTATATTCATGTTCTCCGTTCTCCAAAGCTGTTTTCTGATATACAATGGGGCCGGTAGGATAGAGGCCCTTTTCTATGATTGCGGCACGCATCGCCAATGCTGCTGTCCCCATATTCTCCTGCTTCATGGTGCTTTTTGCACAAATCACATTATTCATTGCTAACGTTTTCTTTTTTACTATCATTTTTTTCTTTTCTCCTCATCTTATACTCCAACTTTATAAACATTACCGCCTGCACAAACAGAGAATAAATCAATACCATCCAAAACCATAATATGGCATACATCAGTATCAACACCCGCAAAGATTCATTTAATGATACAAACCATACCTTTCTGACATGTAATGATAATAACGGAATAATTGGTATTGCTGTCAAAAACCAAATCCACGCACTTTTTGGTAATTTCACATTATATTTCTTACCCCGAAAAGCTCCTTCGCGCAGTTGTTTATAATTCTGCATTCTAACTGTAATCCAAAAACCAACACACAAACTCACAGATATTCCGCCAAAAATCAATGCCGGAATTGCTGCTGTATCCGCAGCAATTCCAATACATATTATTTCCGTTCCAAGCATCACCAAGCCTACATTAGTAACTACATAAAACGCTACATCCACTTCTGTATATTTCAATTTCTTTGATAAAATCAATTTTAGATTTGTGATAACTGCAACTATCACTGTTACTATACTGTATGTTTTGCAGAATACTTCCCACACTTCAGAATCAATTTGTGGTCCCATAAGTGTTCCACAAGGAATTCCTATGAACAATAATATTAACAGCATAGCCCAGCCCATCTTTCGTCCTTTTACAAATCGATCCCGCATTTCCGAATATTTAATCGTAAGAACCTGGTAATCTTCTCGTTCCATTTATACTCTCCTTTTTACCAAAATACTGTGCTAAACCAGTTTGTCACTGCATCCGTTCCACTCTGAGTCCAATCTTTCACATGACCTGCAAAGGACTTAGGTGGTTCTCCCCAGTCCCATGTAGCAGCAATGTCAACAAGTGTACCTATTCCTGCTCCAATTGCCGTTCCGGGCCCTGGACAAATTGCCGTTCCTATCGCTGCTCCCGCTGCCGGAAGTCCTAAATCACATCCTAAATCAATGCCTAAATCTGTTGTCAAATCCAATACAGATTTACCCTCTACATCCTGCATGTATTTCCCCGTAGTTGGATTATATATGTTATCATACACATCTGTACCAACAGTTATTCCAACATCTACTACATCAAAAATATCTTTTCCTATTTTTAAAGCTCCGGGATTTCCATCTACATATTTTTCAATATTTTTTATATGTTTCAATATATCTGCAAACTCATCAGACTTAAGCAACTGTTTCAATGCTTTTTTGTTAATTACATTTCCAGCTTCATCCACAACTTTTATGCCATCCGTCATCATTTCTGTTAACTTGTTTGCCTTTATGCTACCGCATCCCAGCTGGCGCAAAGCAGCGGACAAATCTTGTGCATTATCAAAATGTGACGTTATCTTAAATATAACTGCCCCTGTTTCTTCTGATACTTCTAATTCAAACTTGAGTCCAGCCTTAAATAAATTACGCAACTCTACTGCACTAACTCCTATGTTACACCCGCTTTCAATCATTGCTTCCAATGTTCTTAAATCAGAATATGCATCTAAATAATCAAACACCGCATCCCAGTTATTATTCTCAATTTTATCTCCTACACTTATCTGATACTCCCGCAAATCCTGTAACCATTCATCCGTATTCCAGCCTTCCGGTAACGAATCCTTAATTCCTTTTACATTACCAAGTGCCGTCATTCTATTGATTCCTGATACAATATTATCTATTGCTGTCTGTGCATCTGCAAAATCTTTTTCATGCGCTCCATTAAATCCTTCAAAATCTTCTTTCGCGGTCTGCGCATATTTTATCGTTTCTGCAAATTCTTCACATACTGCATCATCGGAAAAATTTTGAATAATTTCCACAATGTCCGAAACCGCCCGGCGTTCTGCTGCAAGTTCTTCCGTAGCTGTTTCAAATGCCTCTAATAACTTTCCCTCTGTATCCACTTTATCCTGTATATACTGACTTTCATAAACAGGCGTATATCCTTCATCGATGTTTTCTTCAAAATCTTTATTGGAATAATACATTGTGATATCTATATCATATATTAATGCTTTAAATGCCCGGATAATTTCTCCATGTAATTCACTATAATATGCCTTAATATTTTCTGCAG is a window from the Roseburia sp. 499 genome containing:
- a CDS encoding DUF5085 family protein; this translates as MIVKKKTLAMNNVICAKSTMKQENMGTAALAMRAAIIEKGLYPTGPIVYQKTALENGEHEYKLYVSVNHPVDIKEERGISFIPKLEVQEGLCMRHLSEDDDVEKEYLVLEECARKNHMELEKPFFHICMNVYGETVVDIFAPICEGEKNDI
- a CDS encoding DUF5085 family protein, which encodes MIFSYEPFTMGNVLSKRYFTDKEHILEAEKDFLSEVFSNKEVMVKGPLVYMIEYTFENRILSIWFMLPTANECGSKDKTFKFDSYFGLEQAICCKIYPDELQENSEQIYDKMQEKCKEDGVRMVSPVYFAKNPLEKEGFYSLYAAIV
- a CDS encoding glycerophosphodiester phosphodiesterase; translation: MKPMVIAHRGASYVAPENTLAAFRAAKEIGADGFETDVQLTKDGKMVIHHNYTIDANSNGSGRISEMTLEELKKFDFGSWKGKEFAGEGIATLEECLEVAKSFKVVNVELKAPVDRSIPYVESVARAIKDAGLTDKIIVSAFDHTLLRDMKKILPELRVGALTLPPMKGNQVFELAEKILPSDKPLYQISPSELTLPSADMIDLDALQIPGKDMGAVAMEQIQSISAIYPGLSFREVQAQLRKQNDLAEYVADLDFKLDYLHCEYHSCLVDPTLVKRVHDLGIGVNPWTPDAEADIQKLIALGVDGIITNRPDLLLGLLGR
- a CDS encoding MFS transporter; its protein translation is MSQNKISKRGYSTLQLILASFAFGSIMVFWTIYNSYVPLILDEKLGDLGSITLSAATISTLIGFIMAIDNFFGLIFQPLFGKKSDYMRSRYGKRMPYVIVGIVLCSILFVLIPVMGRISGVTGILAMMVVIIAFNFIMSTWRAPCVAIMPDIVPAEYQSEGNAVVNMVSAVFTIVASASAGILGVFGFREAIDGGNYLAVFIFGSIVAVFCLVILLTCVKWVDNRKGAKEEKVHQEKEKRETLRNLNLPADAKRSMFIMMVALFCISGTSDGVGTYFTLYATKLLSLDATTATMIKTVGTLGGVLLAVPAGIAGRKLGRRKTILTGLSIVIVMHVFMFAMPGFAGDYITVLLAACYFIYAGAFIMININTLPIMLSIGGKERFGAFTGYYYFATFTAAVVCPVIMGFVVGMTNYNMIHMIALVMMVVAIFCVFHVHHGEKMIEEEQ
- a CDS encoding T7SS effector LXG polymorphic toxin, translated to MKIAYRMVANSYDKLTEMLNNQLEIFEELQTAVNEFIELEDLKGESAENIKAYYSELHGEIIRAFKALIYDIDITMYYSNKDFEENIDEGYTPVYESQYIQDKVDTEGKLLEAFETATEELAAERRAVSDIVEIIQNFSDDAVCEEFAETIKYAQTAKEDFEGFNGAHEKDFADAQTAIDNIVSGINRMTALGNVKGIKDSLPEGWNTDEWLQDLREYQISVGDKIENNNWDAVFDYLDAYSDLRTLEAMIESGCNIGVSAVELRNLFKAGLKFELEVSEETGAVIFKITSHFDNAQDLSAALRQLGCGSIKANKLTEMMTDGIKVVDEAGNVINKKALKQLLKSDEFADILKHIKNIEKYVDGNPGALKIGKDIFDVVDVGITVGTDVYDNIYNPTTGKYMQDVEGKSVLDLTTDLGIDLGCDLGLPAAGAAIGTAICPGPGTAIGAGIGTLVDIAATWDWGEPPKSFAGHVKDWTQSGTDAVTNWFSTVFW